A stretch of Desulfotalea psychrophila LSv54 DNA encodes these proteins:
- the lpxD gene encoding UDP-3-O-(3-hydroxymyristoyl)glucosamine N-acyltransferase, translating to MKENITVAMLAELVDGEVIGDGEVLVGNFVSLETAGEGDITFLVKAGDQDLLTSTKAGAVIVHRKVEVESPATLIKVDDAYLAAAKIHTFLLEDEFSPEGIHRSAFVGEGCQISSEVTIKALVSIGNRVVIGPRTRIESGVAIGDDVTIGEDCLLKANVTIADGSQLGNGVTIHSGTVIGSDGYGYATDKMGFHYKRPQVGTVRVDDNVEIGANSCVDRATYGLTWIKSGAKIDNLVQIAHNVVVGENSLIVSQVGISGSTSLGRNVVMGGKAAAVGHLQIGDGVMIAGGSGVLSNLSAGAVVGGIPARPIKQWRKSVVLTTKLPEMQKDIRALKKSVEELAGKN from the coding sequence ATGAAAGAAAACATAACAGTGGCGATGCTTGCTGAGCTGGTTGATGGAGAGGTAATAGGGGACGGAGAGGTGCTTGTGGGGAATTTTGTCTCCCTTGAAACAGCAGGAGAAGGTGATATTACCTTTTTAGTAAAGGCCGGCGATCAGGATCTCCTCACCAGCACCAAGGCAGGTGCTGTTATTGTGCATCGTAAGGTTGAGGTTGAGAGTCCTGCTACCCTTATTAAGGTAGATGATGCCTATCTTGCTGCGGCAAAAATCCACACATTTTTGCTAGAGGATGAATTCTCTCCCGAGGGTATTCACCGCTCTGCATTTGTGGGTGAGGGCTGTCAAATCTCCTCGGAAGTAACCATTAAGGCCCTGGTGAGTATTGGTAATCGGGTTGTTATTGGTCCTCGCACGAGAATAGAATCCGGGGTTGCCATTGGCGATGATGTGACCATTGGTGAGGATTGTCTTCTTAAGGCCAATGTAACTATTGCCGATGGCTCCCAGCTTGGTAATGGCGTTACTATCCATTCAGGGACGGTTATTGGTAGTGATGGCTATGGCTATGCCACTGACAAGATGGGCTTTCACTATAAACGTCCACAGGTAGGTACCGTGCGTGTCGATGATAATGTCGAGATCGGTGCCAATAGTTGCGTTGATCGTGCTACCTATGGTCTGACCTGGATAAAATCCGGGGCTAAAATAGATAATCTTGTCCAGATTGCCCATAATGTTGTGGTTGGCGAAAACTCTCTTATTGTTTCTCAGGTGGGTATTTCTGGTTCAACAAGCCTTGGGCGTAATGTTGTCATGGGTGGAAAAGCTGCGGCTGTGGGTCATCTGCAGATAGGAGATGGAGTGATGATAGCAGGAGGTTCTGGTGTCCTCTCTAATCTGTCTGCTGGCGCAGTGGTTGGCGGTATTCCGGCCCGGCCTATTAAGCAATGGCGAAAGTCCGTGGTCTTGACCACGAAGCTTCCGGAGATGCAAAAAGATATTCGTGCCCTGAAAAAGAGCGTAGAAGAGCTTGCAGGAAAAAATTAA
- a CDS encoding exo-beta-N-acetylmuramidase NamZ family protein translates to MFRIGLEVFLQQDVPTRFGDRIGFLSNQACTNRYFRYGKDLLQEKLAKRLTCLFSPQHGFYAEKQDNMIESAHHLDLTTGLPIYSLYGEHRKPTEEMFDQLDTLLIDLPDIGTRVYTFMYTMAYCLQAAAQYGKKIVILDRPNPLGGEQIEGNLLRDDCRSFVGMYALPMRHGLTLGELALFFNKEYAIGADLEVVAVQGWRRDMYFSDCPHPWLAPSPNMPTLEAAINYPGQVIWEGTHVSEGRGTTLPFSVFGTPYWQHDEVLAFLQRYPLAGCVLRPLLFEPTSGKWAGNTCTGFQLHIQSRKDFNSYRVGMILLQAAMLVYRQQFEYKKPPYEYEYEKLPMDLILGDRALREALEAGESVVTLEQGWQAELLDYDRRRRCYFLYQ, encoded by the coding sequence ATGTTTAGAATAGGATTGGAAGTTTTTTTACAGCAGGATGTTCCCACTCGTTTTGGTGATCGGATAGGTTTTCTCTCTAATCAGGCCTGTACCAATAGATATTTTCGTTATGGCAAGGATCTTCTTCAGGAGAAACTGGCTAAACGACTGACCTGTCTCTTTTCTCCACAACACGGGTTTTACGCAGAAAAGCAGGATAATATGATAGAGTCTGCTCATCATCTTGATCTGACAACGGGGCTACCCATCTACAGTCTCTATGGTGAACACCGAAAACCCACCGAGGAGATGTTTGACCAACTTGATACCCTGCTTATTGATTTGCCTGACATTGGTACTCGAGTATACACCTTTATGTATACCATGGCCTATTGCCTGCAGGCGGCTGCTCAGTATGGTAAAAAAATTGTCATCCTTGACCGTCCTAATCCTCTCGGTGGAGAACAGATAGAGGGTAATCTCCTTCGTGATGATTGCAGGTCCTTTGTGGGGATGTATGCCCTGCCCATGCGCCATGGCCTGACTCTTGGTGAGCTGGCTCTCTTTTTTAATAAGGAATACGCTATTGGTGCCGATCTGGAGGTTGTTGCCGTCCAGGGTTGGCGCCGTGATATGTATTTTTCTGACTGCCCGCATCCTTGGCTGGCCCCTTCTCCTAATATGCCGACTCTTGAGGCAGCAATTAATTATCCGGGCCAGGTGATTTGGGAGGGGACTCATGTTTCAGAGGGCCGTGGTACCACCCTGCCCTTTTCCGTCTTTGGTACCCCCTATTGGCAACATGATGAGGTCTTGGCCTTTTTGCAAAGATATCCACTGGCCGGTTGTGTGCTCAGGCCTTTACTTTTTGAGCCAACCTCGGGGAAATGGGCAGGAAATACCTGTACGGGTTTTCAACTTCATATACAGTCAAGAAAAGATTTTAACTCATATCGGGTAGGAATGATCCTCCTGCAGGCAGCGATGCTTGTTTATCGACAACAATTTGAGTATAAAAAGCCACCCTACGAGTATGAATATGAGAAATTGCCCATGGATCTCATTCTTGGTGACAGGGCCTTGCGAGAGGCACTTGAGGCAGGGGAATCCGTGGTGACGCTCGAGCAGGGGTGGCAGGCTGAACTTCTTGACTATGACAGGAGACGAAGGTGCTACTTTTTATACCAGTAG
- the metC gene encoding cystathionine beta-lyase: MQEITRLICQTKDCHSEGEKRVESINPPIHKASTLLFASYADLALANEGKYPGLTYGTDRLPAQRAFEEALCQLEGGEICRAFQSGINAIVHTLQAFTKAGDHIVVCDNVYWPTSNFCNKVLSKFGVEISYAPSAVGADIADYLRDNTSLIFMESPGSNTFEIQDIEAITQIARARDIVTILDGTWGTPLYHRALSFGVDVSIQSATKYISGHSDILLGTATVNHKYADILARYYQSLELFAPPADCYAALRGLKTLHVRLKHHEQSALQIADWLESQPQTGRIIHPARPDHPQHSRWKKYFTGSCGLFAFTFKKEPSEKELGEFINALQLFGIGYSWGGYKSLITAGKYVRNGSDLNGSTVIRLNIGLEAVEDLCHDLAQALARL; this comes from the coding sequence ATGCAAGAAATAACACGACTTATCTGCCAGACAAAAGATTGCCACAGCGAAGGGGAAAAAAGGGTGGAGAGCATAAACCCTCCAATCCACAAGGCCTCCACTCTGCTCTTTGCAAGCTATGCCGACCTGGCACTTGCCAATGAGGGCAAATACCCGGGGCTGACCTACGGCACGGACCGACTTCCTGCCCAACGTGCCTTCGAGGAGGCCCTTTGCCAACTAGAGGGCGGAGAGATCTGTCGCGCCTTTCAATCGGGGATCAACGCCATCGTCCATACCCTGCAGGCCTTCACCAAGGCAGGGGATCATATTGTAGTCTGTGACAATGTCTACTGGCCCACCAGTAACTTCTGCAACAAGGTGTTGAGCAAGTTTGGAGTTGAAATCAGCTATGCCCCATCTGCAGTTGGAGCCGACATCGCTGACTACCTGCGAGACAACACCAGCCTGATCTTTATGGAATCTCCCGGTTCCAATACCTTTGAGATCCAGGACATAGAGGCCATTACCCAGATTGCCCGGGCAAGAGACATTGTCACCATCCTCGATGGCACCTGGGGAACCCCCCTTTATCACAGGGCCCTCTCCTTCGGCGTTGATGTCTCCATCCAATCTGCAACCAAGTATATCTCAGGCCATTCTGATATCCTCCTAGGCACAGCTACAGTGAATCACAAATATGCCGACATCCTGGCTAGGTACTATCAAAGCCTTGAACTCTTCGCCCCCCCTGCCGATTGCTATGCAGCCCTGCGAGGCCTGAAGACCCTCCATGTCCGCCTCAAGCACCATGAACAATCGGCCCTGCAGATCGCAGATTGGCTCGAATCACAGCCGCAAACAGGTAGAATCATCCACCCCGCCCGCCCGGATCATCCGCAGCACAGCAGGTGGAAGAAATACTTCACCGGCTCCTGCGGACTCTTTGCCTTCACCTTCAAAAAAGAACCAAGTGAAAAAGAGCTCGGCGAATTTATCAATGCCCTGCAGTTATTTGGCATTGGCTATAGCTGGGGAGGCTATAAGAGCCTGATTACCGCAGGCAAATATGTAAGAAATGGATCTGATCTGAATGGTAGTACTGTCATTCGTCTTAATATTGGTCTTGAGGCAGTGGAAGACCTCTGCCACGACCTGGCCCAGGCCCTGGCAAGGCTATAA
- the trpB gene encoding tryptophan synthase subunit beta, which translates to MKSINAEGFFGEYGGQYVPEQLLPILNELAATYDKVKTDPEFRAELDYYMKKFSGRPTPLYHCSNLSRELGGAQIYLKREDLNHLGAHKVNNTLGQILLAKRMGKKKIIAETGAGQHGVAAAATAALMGMKCTVYMGKVDVERQKLNVFRMRMMGAEVVTATSGQQTLKEAVDEALAAWMADAEESFYLLGSAVGPHPYPLMVRDFQSVISKEAREQFLTDTGKLPDYCVACIGGGSNAIGMFANFIDDKDVQLIGVEPAGRGLKLGDHAASLSFGSPGILHGFNSYMLKDEAGDAAPVYSISAGLDYPSVGPEHSYLKDIGRASYEYASDAEAVNAFFTLSQKEGIIPALESSHALAHVLKLAPTLSTEKSIIVCLSGRGDKDVAQVAEMIEQGIFSMP; encoded by the coding sequence ATGAAAAGCATCAACGCAGAAGGTTTTTTTGGCGAATATGGCGGACAGTACGTACCCGAACAACTCCTCCCCATTCTCAATGAACTGGCCGCCACCTATGATAAGGTCAAGACCGATCCAGAATTCAGGGCCGAGCTTGATTACTATATGAAAAAATTCTCTGGCCGCCCCACACCACTCTATCACTGCTCCAATCTGAGCCGTGAACTCGGTGGGGCCCAAATTTACCTCAAACGCGAAGATCTCAATCATCTGGGAGCACATAAGGTAAACAATACCCTAGGGCAGATTCTCCTGGCCAAACGAATGGGCAAAAAGAAGATTATCGCCGAAACAGGTGCAGGTCAACATGGCGTCGCGGCAGCGGCAACAGCCGCCCTAATGGGAATGAAATGTACCGTCTATATGGGCAAGGTGGATGTTGAAAGGCAAAAGCTAAACGTTTTTCGCATGCGCATGATGGGCGCTGAGGTAGTTACAGCAACCTCGGGGCAGCAGACCCTCAAAGAGGCCGTTGATGAGGCACTTGCCGCCTGGATGGCAGATGCAGAAGAGTCCTTCTATCTTTTAGGCTCCGCCGTCGGCCCTCACCCCTATCCTCTCATGGTACGTGACTTTCAATCGGTGATCAGTAAAGAGGCCCGGGAGCAATTCCTGACCGACACAGGAAAACTCCCCGATTACTGTGTTGCCTGTATTGGCGGTGGTTCAAATGCCATCGGCATGTTTGCCAACTTCATAGACGACAAGGATGTTCAGCTCATTGGGGTAGAACCCGCGGGACGTGGCCTCAAACTTGGTGATCATGCTGCCAGCCTCTCCTTTGGCTCCCCCGGCATCCTCCACGGTTTCAACTCATATATGCTCAAGGATGAAGCAGGTGATGCAGCCCCTGTATACTCGATCTCTGCAGGACTGGACTATCCAAGCGTTGGCCCCGAGCACTCCTATCTTAAGGATATTGGTCGAGCAAGCTACGAATACGCATCGGATGCTGAAGCGGTAAATGCCTTCTTTACCCTCTCGCAAAAAGAGGGCATCATTCCCGCTCTGGAATCATCTCATGCCCTCGCCCACGTCCTCAAACTCGCCCCCACCCTTTCAACAGAAAAGAGTATCATTGTCTGCCTCTCCGGTCGAGGAGATAAGGATGTGGCCCAGGTTGCAGAGATGATTGAGCAGGGAATTTTCTCCATGCCATAA